CACAACCTCTTGCCGATCTTCAGACGGCACCTGAATGGTACTGACGCTGCGGTCAACCGGACGACTGACACTGCTCTGGGCCGGCCGGCTGACAGGGGGCGTGGAAGAACACCCGGCCAACAGCAGCAGCGCCATCAACAGCACATGTTCTGGTCGGCAAACTGACTTCATGGCAAACCCGCACAATACAGATGTTTGCGATTGTAACTGGCTGCCAGCCAAAAGCCAGGCCCTGACAGGCAAAAAGCGCGCCTGGCAACAGTTCATTGCAACAGAAACTGTTTCTTGTCTAATCAGTTTCTGGTCATTTGGGCTTGATGTTCTACTTTTAATTCAAGGCTGGCGTTAGAAAGCCCGTGATGATGATTTGCAACCTTGAACTGAGGTCAACATGCCCTGGAATAATCTTTTTGAGGATTTTTTGGGTCGTATGCGCAGTCATGGCATCCCCCTGCGTTTGCAGCTCTGGAACGGCAAGCACTTTGACTTGCACCCGGAACCCCGCGTGACCCTGATTGCCAATACCGCCGGTAGTCTGCGTCATGTCATCAACCCGACGCTGGATACGCTGGGCAAAGCCTATGTGGAAGGCGAAATCGATCTGGAAGGTCATGTGCTGGACGTGGTGGACATCGCCACCCGGCTGGCTGCGGCCGAAGGTGACGACGGCCGCCCGGCCGCGCGGACCGGCCGTCACTCGCGGGAGACTGACAAGAACGCGATCGCCTACCACTACGATGTCTCCAACGAGTTCTACAGCGCCTGGCTGGACAAGGAAATGGTGTATTCCTGCGGGTATTTCCGCACGGAAAACGACACGCTGGATCAGGCACAGCTCCAGAAACTGGATCACATCCTGAACAAGATCAATATCCAGCCGGGCCAGACCTTGCTGGACATTGGTTGCGGCTGGGGTGCGCTGATGATCCGTGCGGTCAAGCAATACGGCGCGCGTGCGGTCGGCGTCACGTTGTCAGAAAACCAGTATGAATACGCCAAAGAACGCATTGCCCGCGAAGGCATTGCCGACCGCTGCGAAGTGCGTCTGCAAGACTACCGCGACGTGACCGGCCAGTTTGACCGCATCACCAGCGTGGGCATGTTTGAACACGTGGGTCTGAAGAATCTGGAATCGTATTTCCGGCGCATTCATACGCTGCTGGCCGACGGCGGCGTGGTCATGAATCACGGTATTACCAGCACTGACGTCAATTCCGGCGACACGCCGTTTGGTGGCGGCGATTTTATTGACCGCTATGTTTTCCCCGATGGCGAACTGCCGCACATTGCCCTCACGCTCAAGGAAATGTGTGCCGCCGGACTGGAACCCATGGATGTGGAAAACCTGCGCCGCCATTACGCGCTGACGCTCAAGCACTGGGCCGAGCGGTTCGAGGAGCATAGCGAACACATGCGCAAACTGGCGGGTGAACAAAGATACCGGATCTGGCGGGTGTATCTGGCCGGCTGCGCTTACGGGTTCACGCACGACTGGATCTCGCTGAACCAGATTGTCGCCGTCAAGGCGGGCGGCCCGGGCATGAACCGGCTGCCACTGACCCGTGAGTACATGTACGCGGGCCGCTAGTTTCCTGGCCTTGTCATACCGGCAAAAAAGAAGGGGGCGGACCTTGCGGTACGCCCCCGAGCTTATCAGGGAGAGTCAATAACACTTCAGGTACATCAAACTTCGTACTTCAGTACAACTACCGCTTGCAGGGTCTGCCGAACCTGCAATCAACCAGACCGCCTGCCGGATGCCGCCGGCAATCAGCCCAGATTGATCGGTACAAAAATCCTGGCATCCCCACGCTGCACCAGCAACGCAACATGGTCACCTGCTTTGGATACCAGAGACTTCAATTGATCTGCACTGTTAATGTTGGTGCCATTAATGGCTAAAACAACATCGCCCGGTTCAATTCCTGCCTGAGCGGCCGGGCCTGCAACCTGCTCGACCACCAGACCACCGGCAATGCCCGATTCCTGTTTTTCATCCGGCGACAAGGGGCGTACCGACAAGCCCAGCCGGCCATGATCTTGCGTCGGGTTGGCCGCAGCAACCCTGGTATCCTGCGCCTCGCCTACTTTGGCGGTGATATCCAGCGTCTTGCCATTGCGCCATACCTGCATGGCCGCATCAGCCCCAGGCGCCATGGCCGCAATGGCGGGCGGCAACTCACTCGAGTTATCGACCGTTTTGCCATTGAGCTTGAGCACAATATCGCCCGCTTTCAGACCCGCCCTGGCGCCCGGGCTATCGGGTTCGACCCCGCTGACCAGCGCACCGGACGGCGTCTTCAACCCGAATGACTGTGCCAGCGCCTGGTTGACGTCCTGAATGGTGATGCCCAGGCGGCCACGCGTGACCTTGCCGTGCGCCACAATCTGCTGTTCCACATTCCGGGCAATGTCGATCGGAATAGAGAACGACAAGCCCTGGAAGCCGCCGCTGCGCGAGTAAATCTGCGAGTTGATGCCAATGACTTCGCCATTCAGATTGAACAGCGGGCCGCCCGAATTACCCGGATTGATCGGGGCATCGGTCTGGATAAACGGGGTGTAGCCTTCATCGGGCAAAGAGCGCGACTTGGCGGAGATAATCCCGGCGGTAACCGAGTTTTCAAAGCCGAACGGTGAGCCGATCGCCAGCACCCAGTCGCCCACGTGCGAGCTGGCCGGTTCGCCCAGCTTCACGGTTGGCAGGTTATCCGCCTTGATCCGCAGCACGGCAATGTCGGTGGCTTTGTCTGCCCCCAGCACTTTGGCGGTGAATTCACGCTTGTCGGTGAGCTTGACCGTTACTTCGCTGGCGTCTGCCACCACGTGGGCATTGGTCAGGATCAACCCGTCCGGGCTGATGATGAAGCCCGAACCCAGCGCATGCAGCGGTTGGGCCTGCTCGCCGCCCCCGCCTTGCGGGCCGGGAATACCAAAGCGACGGAAGAAATCATAGAAAGGATCGTCCGGATCAACACCGGGCGATTGTTGCGCGCGGTTGGCCGTTTTGACTTGACCGGTCACGCTGATGTTCACAACCGCCGGGCCGTAACGGCTGACGATTTCGCTGAAATTGGGCAAAGCCATCTGCGGCGAGGCCACGCCGGTCACTGCTTGCGCAGCGACCGGTTGCGCACTGGCGGCCGCTTCGGGCAGCAGGTGCGGGTTCATCTTTGCCACGGAGAAGCCCAGTACCCCAGCCAGTGCCAGTGCAATGGCAGAGGTTTTCCAGGATCGAGGTGTCTTCATGGTATTGCTCCTTTGCAGTCATCTTGGTGGACCGTTGCATTGGAGATTAAAACCGCCTGGCTTAAACAAGCCTTAAAGTCGCAGAACGAATGTTCAGGCAGGCTGGTTTTTGGGGGTAAATATTACCTCTACCGCCAGTCCACCCAGCGGTGAACTTCCCAGCACCACGCGCGCAGATTCTTTGTGGGCCAGTGTTTTCACAATGGCCAGCCCCAGGCCGCTGCCGGCAGCGGTCTCGCCTGGCCGGCGGTAGAACCGGTCGAACACCCGTTCTTGTTCTTCGGCAGGAATGCCCGGCCCGCTGTCGCACACCCTGAACACCGGC
The Silvimonas iriomotensis genome window above contains:
- a CDS encoding SAM-dependent methyltransferase, with the translated sequence MPWNNLFEDFLGRMRSHGIPLRLQLWNGKHFDLHPEPRVTLIANTAGSLRHVINPTLDTLGKAYVEGEIDLEGHVLDVVDIATRLAAAEGDDGRPAARTGRHSRETDKNAIAYHYDVSNEFYSAWLDKEMVYSCGYFRTENDTLDQAQLQKLDHILNKINIQPGQTLLDIGCGWGALMIRAVKQYGARAVGVTLSENQYEYAKERIAREGIADRCEVRLQDYRDVTGQFDRITSVGMFEHVGLKNLESYFRRIHTLLADGGVVMNHGITSTDVNSGDTPFGGGDFIDRYVFPDGELPHIALTLKEMCAAGLEPMDVENLRRHYALTLKHWAERFEEHSEHMRKLAGEQRYRIWRVYLAGCAYGFTHDWISLNQIVAVKAGGPGMNRLPLTREYMYAGR
- a CDS encoding DegQ family serine endoprotease; the protein is MKTPRSWKTSAIALALAGVLGFSVAKMNPHLLPEAAASAQPVAAQAVTGVASPQMALPNFSEIVSRYGPAVVNISVTGQVKTANRAQQSPGVDPDDPFYDFFRRFGIPGPQGGGGEQAQPLHALGSGFIISPDGLILTNAHVVADASEVTVKLTDKREFTAKVLGADKATDIAVLRIKADNLPTVKLGEPASSHVGDWVLAIGSPFGFENSVTAGIISAKSRSLPDEGYTPFIQTDAPINPGNSGGPLFNLNGEVIGINSQIYSRSGGFQGLSFSIPIDIARNVEQQIVAHGKVTRGRLGITIQDVNQALAQSFGLKTPSGALVSGVEPDSPGARAGLKAGDIVLKLNGKTVDNSSELPPAIAAMAPGADAAMQVWRNGKTLDITAKVGEAQDTRVAAANPTQDHGRLGLSVRPLSPDEKQESGIAGGLVVEQVAGPAAQAGIEPGDVVLAINGTNINSADQLKSLVSKAGDHVALLVQRGDARIFVPINLG